The Ziziphus jujuba cultivar Dongzao chromosome 1, ASM3175591v1 genome segment AGAGATGAAGAACATGACTAGGCAGGAGTTTGTTGCGTCACTTCGAAGGTAAGAACCattttagtatttaaaattttatttttttagagggaaaaaaaaaaaaaaccattttcttAGTGGATattgacatttatttatttatttcgttCTTGATCTTATACAGGAAAAGTAGTGGGTTTTCTAGGGGAGCTTCAATATACAGAGGGGTCACAAGGTATGCAaggttaattattttcttttttaatataactAAGCTTTTCTTCGGTATATattaaagttaattaaaaagcaaaactttatgttgaaaattttttcctttGGTGGGTTTGTCTAACATTTCAGGCACCATCAACATGGCCGATGGCAGGCAAGAATAGGAAGGGTTGCAGGAAACAAAGATCTCTATCTTGGCACTTTCAgtgagtttttttctttttttttttttctaaaaaatttttacaattttttctcttcctttattattattttttttttcaagttttgctaACGAGGACATAacttttgttaattaaaaaaaaaaaaataaaggcacTCAAGAAGAAGCAGCTGAGGCCTACGACATTGCAGCCATCAAGTTCAGAGGACTAAATGCAGTGACAAACTTCGACATGAGCCGTTACGACGTGAAGAGCATTGCCAGCAGCAACCTTCCCATCGGAGGAATGTCCGGAAAATCCAAGAACTCATCGGAATCCATCTCCGATAGCAAAAGCATTGACGGAAGCCGGTCGGTAACCGACGACCGCGACGGCCTCTCGTCGGCCTCGTCGGTGACTTTCGCTACCCAACCAACGTCATCAACTTTAAGCTTTGCCATACCAATTAAACAAGACCCTTCAGATTACTGGTCAAACATCTTTGGTTTCCACAACAGTGCCAAAAGCAACCCTAGTATTGCACCAACCTTGTTCCATAATGTTAATACCTCATCATCATCAGTCCCTTTCAACATGGATTTCTCAGCAGAAAGCAACAATGGTTTTTTCAACACTAGTGGTACTACTGGGTATGCTACTACTACTAGTACTACTACTACTCAGCAACATCAACAtcaacatcaacaacaacaacaacaaagcagTGTTAGCGTTAGTGGTAGTAGTGGTGGTAGTACAGTAGCAGCATTTTCAACACAGATTGCCTTGAATAGTAACAATGGTTATGAAACTTCTTCTGGATATGGAAGCTGGATTGGACCAACCCTTCATACATTCCAAACTCATGCTAAGCCCAACTTGTTTCAGACACCAATTTTTGGAATggaataagagagagagagctaaagcaaagaaaaaagaggatGGGAATCTGTGCAAAATGCGAAAAGAAAAGTGAAGCACAATTGTTTTGGAGGTTTTGCATGCAGGGAAGGGTCAACTTTTTTGTTGAATGGAGACTGACAGAAATCATAATTCACAGGACCAGAGAGCTGACACCCTTACTaacttaagtttttttttttttttttggttaagaacATGgttctttatctttatcttctattttttttttccctttctttttttattttctttttcacttttcactttttctttttttactgaCATGATTTATAATGGGAAAGAAATCCTTTTGTAATCCTTTCATCTTGTTAGTATCAAATTATCAATGTGAAAAAAATGTTCCATGTttatttctctctcctttttttttttttttttttgggtttggaatTGGTtcagtatattatatatgtaaataataatatttagtagtattttttttttctttgattatttgtgttatgtatttgtattttgtatatGAGCTAATACTGGTCAATCTTTTAGATTTCGTGAATattctaaatataaaaataatggagaattatatagtttttgtttttaattgaaaataatgataattaagaGATGTAAAACATGAGGATCGAAGATCGCAAATGTACCTTCATGAAATTAGAGTGCGTTTATAGATTGttacattatcaaaataatgtGGGCCACGGGAAATTATTATGTGCTTTTTGAATATTGTTCCTGGCTTACATGTCTTGTACGGGCATCCATTatttaaacctaaaaaaataataaatgtattaattattttgtgtttgtttaattTCTATGCCCTGTTAAAATTAAGGACTTaaagagggaaaaataaaaaaaataaaaacttgcaCAACTTCATTATAGGTGGGCTGGAATCTGTAATTGCTAATTTGAAAGCAATACTTTGACTTTATGCTTCTGTGGAACGTACTATCTATCAAATATCATACATCAGTGCTAATGAGTTTGATTAGTAACGTCCGCAGAATATTAAACTCCTTAAtgtgtttgtttaattttaatttttaatatttcacatAGATATAAACTCATTTTGTTTGAATGAGGATTTTGGAATTCAGGAAATTGATTTCTAAAAGTAATTGAaagtattacatatatatatatatatattttttttttttttgcttccaaGTATTAGAAAGTCTTTGCACAAATTAATACATTAAAGAAAAAGCAGCAGAAAATCTTGGAGAGCGTTAAGTCCAACATTTAGTCAAGTATAATCGatgttcatattttatttggtacaaataaaatatgcaagGTTATATGTGAGTACATATCCATGAGGTAATTTGACCTATATAGTTGTAGGAAGCTTGCCTAGTGATGGGGTTTTTGACAGGAAGGAAGTGACAGAAAGTGAGCTAACTTCCTCATGTGGCGCAGCCTAGTGGTCTTATGGTTTGGGGACATTACCTGAACTCTACCGTGTATTAGAAATCAGATTACATCTCTCACTCACCGACTCAGAAAAATATCTAAGGGACATGCAACAATCTCCAATTGGCTGATTTGAAAGTCAAAAGACCTCCAAATACATCAGCTCGTTGTCTCTCTTGTACTTGGCTAGTTAGGCTTAATAGGATGAGTGA includes the following:
- the LOC107427206 gene encoding AP2-like ethylene-responsive transcription factor AIL5 isoform X4, which encodes MDSSSSSSPQNWLAFSLSNHPHLHSHPQHHHLSLFEAFTSSNPGSREGDASAGGATDMVIFTAAGGGGGPKLEDFLGGCGGGGSTTTATTTSAATPTLTQFSTETTAIAALPDSSEIYDSELKTIAASFLRGYSSSSSNEHTETGRNQLPVVPVEPTSKKTVDTFGQRTSIYRGVTRHRWTGRYEAHLWDNSCRREGQSRKGRQVYLGGYDKEEKAARAYDLAALKYWGPTTTTNFPVSNYEKELEEMKNMTRQEFVASLRRKSSGFSRGASIYRGVTRHHQHGRWQARIGRVAGNKDLYLGTFSTQEEAAEAYDIAAIKFRGLNAVTNFDMSRYDVKSIASSNLPIGGMSGKSKNSSESISDSKSIDGSRSVTDDRDGLSSASSVTFATQPTSSTLSFAIPIKQDPSDYWSNIFGFHNSAKSNPSIAPTLFHNVNTSSSSVPFNMDFSAESNNGFFNTSGTTGYATTTSTTTTQQHQHQHQQQQQQSSVSVSGSSGGSTVAAFSTQIALNSNNGYETSSGYGSWIGPTLHTFQTHAKPNLFQTPIFGME
- the LOC107427206 gene encoding AP2-like ethylene-responsive transcription factor AIL5 isoform X2 produces the protein MDSSSSSSPQNWLAFSLSNHPHLHSHPQHHHLSLFEAFTSSNPASVVDTGSREGDASAGGATDMVIFTAAGGGGGPKLEDFLGGCGGGGSTTTATTTSAATPTLTQFSTETTAIAALPDSSEIYDSELKTIAASFLRGYSSSSSNEHTETGRNQLPVVPVEPTSKKTVDTFGQRTSIYRGVTRHRWTGRYEAHLWDNSCRREGQSRKGRQGGYDKEEKAARAYDLAALKYWGPTTTTNFPVSNYEKELEEMKNMTRQEFVASLRRKSSGFSRGASIYRGVTRYARHHQHGRWQARIGRVAGNKDLYLGTFSTQEEAAEAYDIAAIKFRGLNAVTNFDMSRYDVKSIASSNLPIGGMSGKSKNSSESISDSKSIDGSRSVTDDRDGLSSASSVTFATQPTSSTLSFAIPIKQDPSDYWSNIFGFHNSAKSNPSIAPTLFHNVNTSSSSVPFNMDFSAESNNGFFNTSGTTGYATTTSTTTTQQHQHQHQQQQQQSSVSVSGSSGGSTVAAFSTQIALNSNNGYETSSGYGSWIGPTLHTFQTHAKPNLFQTPIFGME
- the LOC107427206 gene encoding AP2-like ethylene-responsive transcription factor AIL5 isoform X1, whose protein sequence is MDSSSSSSPQNWLAFSLSNHPHLHSHPQHHHLSLFEAFTSSNPASVVDTGSREGDASAGGATDMVIFTAAGGGGGPKLEDFLGGCGGGGSTTTATTTSAATPTLTQFSTETTAIAALPDSSEIYDSELKTIAASFLRGYSSSSSNEHTETGRNQLPVVPVEPTSKKTVDTFGQRTSIYRGVTRHRWTGRYEAHLWDNSCRREGQSRKGRQVYLGGYDKEEKAARAYDLAALKYWGPTTTTNFPVSNYEKELEEMKNMTRQEFVASLRRKSSGFSRGASIYRGVTRHHQHGRWQARIGRVAGNKDLYLGTFSTQEEAAEAYDIAAIKFRGLNAVTNFDMSRYDVKSIASSNLPIGGMSGKSKNSSESISDSKSIDGSRSVTDDRDGLSSASSVTFATQPTSSTLSFAIPIKQDPSDYWSNIFGFHNSAKSNPSIAPTLFHNVNTSSSSVPFNMDFSAESNNGFFNTSGTTGYATTTSTTTTQQHQHQHQQQQQQSSVSVSGSSGGSTVAAFSTQIALNSNNGYETSSGYGSWIGPTLHTFQTHAKPNLFQTPIFGME
- the LOC107427206 gene encoding AP2-like ethylene-responsive transcription factor AIL5 isoform X3 — translated: MDSSSSSSPQNWLAFSLSNHPHLHSHPQHHHLSLFEAFTSSNPASVVDTGSREGDASAGGATDMVIFTAAGGGGGPKLEDFLGGCGGGGSTTTATTTSAATPTLTQFSTETTAIAALPDSSEIYDSELKTIAASFLRGYSSSSSNEHTETGRNQLPVVPVEPTSKKTVDTFGQRTSIYRGVTRHRWTGRYEAHLWDNSCRREGQSRKGRQGGYDKEEKAARAYDLAALKYWGPTTTTNFPVSNYEKELEEMKNMTRQEFVASLRRKSSGFSRGASIYRGVTRHHQHGRWQARIGRVAGNKDLYLGTFSTQEEAAEAYDIAAIKFRGLNAVTNFDMSRYDVKSIASSNLPIGGMSGKSKNSSESISDSKSIDGSRSVTDDRDGLSSASSVTFATQPTSSTLSFAIPIKQDPSDYWSNIFGFHNSAKSNPSIAPTLFHNVNTSSSSVPFNMDFSAESNNGFFNTSGTTGYATTTSTTTTQQHQHQHQQQQQQSSVSVSGSSGGSTVAAFSTQIALNSNNGYETSSGYGSWIGPTLHTFQTHAKPNLFQTPIFGME